In a single window of the Prinia subflava isolate CZ2003 ecotype Zambia chromosome 3, Cam_Psub_1.2, whole genome shotgun sequence genome:
- the MSANTD4 gene encoding myb/SANT-like DNA-binding domain-containing protein 4 has translation MKQLKRKRKSNFSVQETQTLLKEIRKRREVLFSKQLNTTINEMKRKAWEEIAECVNAVGEGEQRTGTEVKRRYLDWRALMKRKRLNANIKVVGAGFHLPSSNLDDSLNEDMDEKMGFAIESSFEWQNISDFREAGGSLTEIKVEEEEEDPQNFEFPIEEEEEILSSVLPDSKKESDLPDFPHIEEFGNLSSAQARLAYEDSHLLINLEKQKVELEKQRLDIEAERLQVEKERLQIEKERLRHVDLERERLQIEKERLQIEWEKLRLETLHAEKPALESDLTQTEKPIMQPLDLETEKLKLEKERLQLEKERLQFLKFESEKLQIEKERLQVEKERLRIQREGHLQ, from the exons atgaaacagttaaaaagaaaaagaaaaagcaattttagtGTTCAGGAAACTCAAACTCTTCTTAAGGAAatcaggaaaaggagagaagtgCTCTTTTCAAAGCAACTTAATACAACAATTAATGAGATGAAGCGGAAAGCTTGGGAGGAAATAGCAGAGTGTGTCAATGCTGTGGGTgaaggagagcagagaacagggacagaagTTAAAAGGCGATACCTTGACTGGAGAGCACTCATGAAGAGAAAACGTCTGAATGCAAACATCAAAGTAGTAGGTGCTGGGTTTCACCTTCCTTCATCCAATTTAGATGACTCTCTCAATGAAGACATGGATGAGAAAATGGGATTTGCAATTGAATCTAGTTTTGAATGGCAAAATATCAGTGACTTCAGAGAAGCTGGTGGATCTTTAACAGAAATCAAAgtagaagaggaagaggaggatccGCAGAATTTTGAA TTTCCTattgaggaggaagaagaaatattgTCATCAGTTCTGCCAGAttcaaaaaaggaaagtgaCCTACCAGACTTCCCTCACATTGAAGAGTTTGGAAACCTGAGCTCTGCTCAAGCCAGGCTAGCCTATGAAGATTCTCACTTGCTTATAAATCTGGAGAAGCAGaaggtggagctggagaagcagcGGCTGGACATTGAAGCCGAGAGGCTGCAAGTGGAGAAGGAGCGGCTGCAGATTGAGAAGGAGCGGTTGCGGCACGTTGACTTGGAGCGGGAGAGGCTTCAGATTGAGAAGGAGCGACTTCAGATCGAGTGGGAGAAACTCAGGCTAGAGACTCTGCATGCTGAAAAACCTGCCCTGGAAAGTGACCTCACCCAAACTGAAAAACCCATCATGCAGCCTCTGGATCTAGAAACGGAAAAGTTAAAACTTGAAAAGGAACGTTTGCAGTTAGAGAAAGAGAGGCTGCAGTTCCTCAAGTTTGAgtcagagaagctgcagattGAGAAGGAACGCTTGCAAGTGGAGAAGGAGCGCCTTCGAATTCAGAGAGAGGGTCACTTGCAGTGA